The Ziziphus jujuba cultivar Dongzao chromosome 12, ASM3175591v1 sequence ttctcaacttcaattctaattaatcataaagtatttttctcttttctcctggTCAAGGGCCACCACCAGGAAATCCAAATCCGGGTTGGGGCGCACCAACAGGGAACCAAGGGAAATGGGGAAGTGAACAGAATCATAATGTAGATAGATACTCAAATCAGAGGGATAGAAGATCTCACGGTGGGGATTCTGGTTATGGTGGGGGTAATAAACCTTGGAACAGGCAGTCATCGTTTGGTAATGGAGGGGGAGGGGGAGGGGGAGGTTCTTCAAGGCCTCCGTTTCAGGGACAGAGAGTTTGCAAGTATCATGAGAGTGGTCATTGCAAGAAGGGTGCTTCTTGTGATTATATGCACACTTGAGAGGTTTTGGTTTTAACATATCCATAGCAATAGCATCAGCCAGCAGAGGAAGAGCACTTTGATACTGTACAGTTTATTCCCCATTGGAGAGTTTCGACATGTAtaagcattttttcttttctatttatttgtagaaCAAAGTGCAGTCTTCTAGTAGTCGGCGACCTCACTtctttttgctctctctctctctctctctctcccccctccccctctctctctctctctctctctctctgtctctgatatatatatattatggtaattTAAGGGTTTCAGCATgtgttggaatttgtggaaaGGATGGGTATGTTGATGTTGCTGCTTGTAAGGGTCCTTTTGGTCTTAGTCAACAACCGTTAAAACATATTACCTTTATCTAGACAGGAtgcttttatgctttttggatCAAATAAACGGCATCCTAGTTTTCATACATATTTGTGACacaaattcataatatatttcattattttgtatatgaatacaaggaaaaaaatctaatagggaattcttgacggtattacattcctttatgaattactattaatttctctctctctctctctctctctatctctctctctctctctctctctctcattctttcccaaaaaaaataatcataaagtatttctctcattttttctctaattaatttctctctctctctctctctctctctctctctctctctctctctctctctctctctctctctctctctctctctctttctctctttctcttatcttcaattctatatatatatatctatacccaaaaaaaaacattttttttaaaaatttaaaaaaaaaattaaaaaacgacgtgtcgtctgggtgtcgttcatcccagacgacatgtcgttcaatccatcttcaacccttgtccgggtcgacccgaacccgcctaaaccagCACCGATCCGATTCTTGACccggttatttcttccacctccggccaccaatcaaggccaaaccggtcccatttttttcctctcttcatttcctactaatgcccaatatcaatctatcctaaatcttcaaaaaataaacccgCCTAAATCAGTACCGACCCGATTCTTCACCgggttatttcttccacctccagccaccgatcaaggccaaaccggtcccctttttttcctctcttcatttcctactaatgcccaatatcaatctatcctaaatcttcaaaaaatataaacacaaaaattataaataaaaacctactccacggcaacgaaagaaataaacataaagccaaatccacacaaaaacaacccacaccgatcccacggcaacaaataaagaaaaagattcaaccAATTACCTTATTCCCTGTGCTAAGATGAGATCCTAATGTTTGGCTTTTCCACGACAACTTCGGTTtggttgtttgtatttgtgtgttcgtgtataaagccgtttgtttgctttttttgtatttttgtatttgtatgaaagtgtaaagacgtttagaaaaggaatagttgatttttgtttggttttaaaaataagaggatatgtaagtaattgttttttgtttgaaggttataagggatattaaggggtagatcaaaaaagaaataaattaagggGGCAAAATTCAGGAAGCTCGGTCCTatgggggtattgggccaaattccccttttgtattttgattatattGGGCTTATTCTTCCAGTGAAACtcctttttggttttgttgttcTTGGGCTTTACACACCTCCCCCCGTCTCCCTTGCTTGTTTTTTTCATATGAGCTGGAAAAACAAAGGAACAGagagaagatgaagaaggagaagaagaagaatgtgtaaaaaaaaaaatgtaatctaGTTACTTTGAAAACAAAAGACACTAAAACTAGAAAACTATTGGAAAGACACTTTGTCTCACTAAAGAACAGCAAAATCGCTCAAACCTCAAACCCAAGCTTCCCAATACACAAGACCAGCAGCAGCAAGAGGCTTAGTTCCCATCCAAAACTCTTTCCTCTTTCTGAACCCATTATCAGATTTGATTCACAAACCGAAACCAACAAACTTGCTTGCCCTTGCTTGTCCGATTCCCTCAAAACATTAACTGCTATATTTTTTCCCCTGTTTTCCTGAGACCCAACCAGAACACCCCGCAACCCCAATTAAGCAGATTGAAACTGAAGGCCATGTGTCTTTTTTAAGAAACGGAGCAAGAGTGTCTGATCCAATCgatgtaattttttgtttttaaagtttCATATATCCAACTCTTTTaatcaaattcaattaaaaaaaaaaaaaatctttcaattAAACCCAGAAAAGGCCTGGCTAAATAAAATCCAatccagaaaagaaaaaaaaaaatgctaaaggTTACTATTTATCTTAGAAAAAGAGATATTAGATCTGTAAAGTATTTATTTCAAGATGGTATTAGCTTCAGTGTTCTGATTTATTTTAGTAGATATGACTTAGTCCTGTGGGTGAGATATTGGGACCATTACTACAAGACATCCATTAGGTATTTGCGCCTGTTTACACTGCAtatcaattttgtatttttgtaataattgaAGCTGAACCATACGTAATGTAGCATAGTTCTCCAATAAAAATTCTCAACTtgcggggaaaaaaaaaatagataagtaaTTTTTggacaatctaattttatatatgtatatttttctaaattattgacaagtgataataaaaaatattaatataatataaaaataatggatgtgatttgaaattttaattttttttattatacatttgatgtaaaaaaaaaaaaaacttataaaaaaactatataaaaaatagaTGATGCATTTGATCTTATCTCGTCCTGACTAACTTCTTAcacatgcattaattaattcattcgaACATGTGTTAAAgtcatgatttttaattttttgcatgtTAAAAGAACGCTAGTTCTGCGCCTATAAAAGGAATTCAATTGCGTACGTAGAAGTGGCAAACAAAGAAACATTTCAGGATCTAAGTAAGAGAATTAGGTCGAGAAGAGATATATATCGAAGGCGGGTGGAAATGGTGAGCAAGAAGAGTAGTAGTGCTTTGCTTCTGTTGGTGGCCATGGTGTTCATGGTGGTCACCTTGGCTCCATCTGCCTCTGTCAGCGCTCGTGAACTCAATGACATCCAATCTGGTACTGCAAATGGGTTTGCGAAAAGCACACAAACTCTCCTCTCAAACATACTTGTTGCAATGGAACAAACAAAACCTCAAAATGGGTTTAGTGGTTCATCATGCAATCCCATTCTGCAGGACTGTCCTCCAGGTTGTGTTTGCGTCGCACTTAATCTTTACGTTGGTACTTGTAAGTGCTAGTGCTTATATGGAGAGTAGATTTAAATTAGGTCCCAATGGTTTTATTATaatgttttcttttgttaatccttttaatcttttttaacgattatgattttaaaattaaatgatagtttaatatgaaattaattatatattaaatttttattttaaaaaaaataaaaattgataaaaataaataaatcataataaatttttaaatctaaattatttGACAAGATTaatagttgataaaaaaaaaaaaaaattctttgtaATAAAACCATCAAGGAAACCTACCTAATTTAAGTCTACCATTATCGTTGTCGTATCTGATGTGTATAAATAAAAGTGCATGTAACTCCTCTTATGTAAAGTTACATGTTCTTTAGcatcaaaattgataaattgaTCAACTGCTTGTGCATGTTTTTATTTGAGAAAATAAATTGCATGTGTGGAAATTCGAATAATATGTCAACAGCCTGTCGTACTTTATGCTTAAacgaaaagaataaaaatattagaaattattgcatgtttcattattatatttgtacgccaagtttttttttttttctccatctaCCTTGTGCAAAATTTGAGGAAACCCATGAATTCGTGATTCGTCTGCTGCAAAACGACCAAGATTACAGCGTCTTCACTGAAGagcatcccaaaaaaaaaaaaaaaaaaaaaaaaaaaaaaaaaaaaaaaaagaacgaacACAAGGAGGGACAGGGCAGGGTCATGACCCCCTCCAAAACTTGATTTACCccttattatatgtatataaaatttgcAATAACCCCACAatagatataataaaaaaaaattattaaagtaaCTTGTTTTTCATCAAATATACTCACATGCaagtgaaatattattttttaattttatatatatagaatattcatttaaattacATTCAAGTGAAATATTACTTttgaattttacatatataaagtaTTCAGTTAAATTATACCACCTCCATGTGATTTTAGAAAACTAATCATAAACTTCATATTTTCCCTTTGTCTTCTTCtccaatcaaaagaaaaaaaataataataataataatttggggATTTTAAACTCTTTTTAACCCTCTCTTATCACATAGTTTGTCTCCTTCTCATGTCCACACTCCCGACAAATCCCATAGCTCAATATCTCACCGTCAAGCATCAATATGGATTTAGTTaggtaaatatttatataaatactaGGTATGGTTACGTGCTCTGCACATGACACCAAGTATCAATAgttttattaattgatttttatcatattttatttttattaaaattgaaatttacttaattaaattatgtatacttttgttttgacaaaaaaatattaatttgaaatttaaattattatagatATGAATagtttatagatatttatatatttgtacttATATTTCAAGGATGAAAAATTGCTACATTTTCTGTTTTGGGTAGCTTATAATACTTCAAAATTCGTTTCCTCTTTTCCTTCTCAACCTTTTTCCATTCCTTCTGTCGGGGTTTCCCCTTTTCCTTAAAAACCATATCATTTccatttaaaaccataaatgtagaatgtaaatttataaaatcaacacCAATTAATTGGAAAGGAagcaaaaaagaataaaaccaCCTAGCTTAACAAAAAACCATAATAATtgcaaaaaagaataaaaccaCCTAGATTTTTTCATATGAGCTGGAAAACAAAGAAACAGagagaagatgatgaagaagaagaagaagaagaatttgtaCTTGTGTAAACAAAATGTAATCTAGTTATCTTGAAAACAAAAGACACTTAACTAGAAACTATTGGAAAAAACACTAGAAGTAATCAACACAAACCCCCACAACCACAATTATAGCAGAGGAGTCATTTTGGCAAATGCGAGAAATCAGCTGCAACACAGTTACCACCTGCCTTTGTGGAGGAGATGTGATggagttttcaatttttttgttcttgcCTAACTCAATACTGAATCTCCAACCACAAAATGTTATTTGACCACTGACAAATCTTTCACATACCAAACATATATCTAAGCATTCCATTTATAAAGGATATTGCAAGTCATGAAGTTAAATGCTACACTCAGTTACCCAATTCACTTCTAAGGCAGGAAACACAATCTAACAATACATATTTAGGGTATAAAACTCAACAGGAAGAGGGGAAGCAACATGATAATGCTAATTTTGATCATTTAGTTTTTCAACTAAGGATCTATTCAGCATCCGAAAGTATTGCACAAAAACACACATTAAACAACCAATTCCATTGAGATACTAGTAGGAACAGCAAGAACAAGACACAATAAAAATGCCAATTCAAATAAATTGGTAACAAATTTCTAGGAAGAACTTGGAAAAGGATTAAAGTTCTCCTTCACCATTTTCTCCAAAGGCGAAAAGAGTGGTTGTGGAAGATTATCCCATTCATACCAACCCCAACCATCACACTTTGTGGGCTCAAGATTCTGTGGCAATTGATTTGGATCTTTCAAGAATGCTCTCACATAGATTGCCACATAATGGGATGGCTTTGTTTCATCTAGGAACAGATTGTTTGTGACTGTCAAAAACTCTATCTTCTCAATCTCCAAACCAGTCTCTTCCTTTATCTCTCTAGCCGCACATTCCTCAAAGTTCTcccctaaaaaagaaaaaaaaaaaaatcacagaaaatttgacaaattattggaagcttaaaaaaaaaaaaaaaaaaatttcacaaaagtCACCAAATTTGTGAAACATAACAACTGGGGTTTTTTGACCAAATAGTAGCAAAAATGGAACTTTCTCATATGGGCTCTCTCACTCTTAACATTAACGACGTATCATTTTCTTAAGCCTATACGAAACGAAGCGTCGTAAATCACTTCAGGAAACTAAGAACGATTGGAACATagactgagagagagagagatagaaccagacccattattttattattcaaaaataaattactgaaaataaaattaaaatgacaaagagaaaacatttataaaaggaaatttGGGAGAGACGGACCGAACTCGAGGTGGCCGCCGGGGAGAGCAAATTTGGAATCGCCGACGCCGGTGGAACGGCGTCGCCCTAAGAGCACCGATTTCTCTCTGAGCAAGAAAACCACCACGCCTACTCTCGGCACCGGTTCCGCTGTTCCGTTCTCCATAGATCTCTGAATATCGGTCAGTGTGGACGACCACCACCACTACCTCCAACCGAGTCCGACGTTCTTTATACAGGCAGATTGCTACGAGTCAACTCAGTCAGCAAATACGGAAGATTGTCAGTGGAAACGtgaatttaatgtttttttttttttttttttcgaataaAACGTGAATTTAATGTTTGTGAtgctttttatgtatttttattttttaatgtttcaaaGTGATGcttttttagttaattattattCGAATCTAGATAATGCCTTCCACGGCATCGTTTTTTATTTCCtcttaaccccaaaaaaaaaaaaaaaagaaaaaaaaaaagatatctaTGGTTATGTTTGGTAGAGTATGGTATGTACTCTCTGGAAGAaagattatcaattttttaaaaataaatacagaatatacaattaaatactacactttttattttgttataattttcgAAAAACAATTATCATTTCtcttatttatctaattttcaaaaaagataaaagaaattgtttttttttttaaaaagttaattcttatGGGTAATGTTATAAAAGGGGACAAATGGATTTTGGTATTTCTATAATTACGAAAGTTTCAATTAGGTtttctaatattaatttaaacacATTCATATCCTGTAAGTATAAGAAAGTTTTAATGTGGTCCAATTAGGTTAAATGTAACGGAATCTGTCCAATTGGGACACGTGCTTCGCATGTAACCTcaatttctcttctttttttttcatttatttgtttttttcctaaaatttaTAGTGGtctgagataaaaaaaaaaaaaaaacaaaaacaaaaattttatatcttaaGTTTACGACACCATGGCTTAACATTGGAGCTGCATTGTTGAGGAAGAGCAACTCATAAGGAAGAAAAGCAACTCGTGAGGCAGAGCAGTTCATGCGGAAAAGCAACTcgtgaaaaagaagaataaaatgcCTT is a genomic window containing:
- the LOC107429547 gene encoding geranyl diphosphate phosphohydrolase; the encoded protein is MENGTAEPVPRVGVVVFLLREKSVLLGRRRSTGVGDSKFALPGGHLEFGENFEECAAREIKEETGLEIEKIEFLTVTNNLFLDETKPSHYVAIYVRAFLKDPNQLPQNLEPTKCDGWGWYEWDNLPQPLFSPLEKMVKENFNPFPSSS